ATTTCTGTTTTCAAGCCACAAGGCACCTGGTGGGCTTACTGCAGTAAGAAATACCTCATAGGACTAAGTGTCAAATTGTTATGCCTATCACAGGCTACAGCTGTCGGAGTGACACTAAAATTGATTCTTGCTGCATGTCAGTTTTATTCGGTCACTATATATACACAAAGCACTTTTATAATGGTATAGATTTCACTTCATGGACCTAATGAGTGTTCTTTCTTGTGCAATATTAATAAGCTGCTGTCTGGCACGGTTTCGTATATACAGCACGGCTGCATTTAGTTTGCTATCAACGGGATGTAATATGCATAACAATGTCGATGCCTACCACATGTATCTACCtgctattttaatttttttcgatCTAGTCTTTTCGTAGCACTTGCTCTCATATGCCTGTTTTGTTACCCGAACAGTAAGTTAATACAACGATACTATCGCTGAAATCAGCATTCAGTATCCATGATCGAATTtatgatttgtttcctgaagaTGCATAGGTATACGTACGTACAATATATCGTGCAGACGGCAGGACAATGAAAACGCATGCAGGTTCTTAAAAAACTGGAATGCTTGGATGTCAGATCAGCAGTGAAGATGACTTAGTGGGTACTTGGCGCAAAACAAGCGAGTATCCTGTTTCCcggttttgtaaaaaaaaatacatgtaacaacaaTGCGATATTCCTCTACATCATTATGAACTGCGCGGCGCTTTAATGTTGAAGCACCGTGGGTGAGATTCATCCAGTCTATATTGGGTTTCGGGGGCTGCTACACCGACAGCCTGAAAGCAAGTGCATGTAATGTACAGCCATTGTACTATTTGTGCAGCCGATATCGGTGAACAATGGTTCTAAATTgctaatagtacatgtagtattttatCTGACTGATCACTCGCCGATTTCCGAAAGGTTAAGGTACAGGAATCAAAGTGTAATAGCTGATGCAAAGATAAGATTGATGAAAACTTCCAGGAACAAGACAAATAGGCGAATGAAGTATGATTGATTTACGGCTATACAGAACGCTTGCTTTTCATTGTGACCTTAGAGAATTATACCACCAATGTTCAAGAAACATTTTTTACCCTGAGAACCCTACTCTTGTACGTTGAGCAAACGCGATCAGTGCAATCAAAGCCAAACTAGTTAAGGTAAATTAATCAACATGGCCCATTGCCAGTAGGCCTTCTTGCCGAGAATACTGTGCCTTCTTACAAGACGTGATTGGAAATCAGAAAATAATGTGCAATTTTGGCAGAATTCCCCCTGAAAGTAACTTGGTGAATCTGATAAGCTTGTTGGTGGCTGAATCAGAAAAAGGATCAGGAAATATACTTCAACATGCTTGGCCTGTTACTGGTAGGTAAGCCAACGCCAGAGATAAGGAAGGTATCAATGAAGTATGTGATACAATAGCGATTACTTGTGGCTTAATCATTAAGGTAACAGCTACACGCTTGGGGTGAAGCAAGATCACCAGAAGCTACTGTGTTGTTTGCAACATAAACACAGATAAAACCGAACAGAATACTAGGACACTTTGCGTCCCGACAAGGAGTAGGACCTCTGATGGGTCATACACCTCACTGCCGATGCTCTCACCACTGCACTCCCTAGCAGAATTCCCACAATTTCCTCCGACCTTGTGAAGGTCGGTGCGGCGCAGATGAGAAGGTCATGGTGACCTCGGTTATCCCCTGCCCATGTCAAAGACAAGTCCTGTCACGGTGTAGAACTCATGATTGACGAATCAAACCAATTAGGGGAAATTCTAGACCCTCTTTAATGGAATAATTGTGTACCCTTTTACAATAGGGCACACCGACACCGTTTCTGTGAGGTAACCCATTGTGAGGCTTGTATCAGTTAATGCTCGAGTTTGATAGCCAAGGGTAAAGCCGTGATGGGGAGGTGAGTGAAGGTCTGAGATACAGTATTCAATGCTATCCGATGACAAATTCATTTGTTCCCTTAAAATCTGTGAGGAAATGCGAAACCGCCACATATTCAGGATAGAGTTAGAACACAATGAAATGCTTATATCGTGTCTCCTGTCTCACCCGATCCGCGTACCCACTTGAGTAATGATGTGTCTGCAGTGCATAGAAAGAAAATCGCTCAAAGGAGATCATGATAAACGTCCCGAGAAAGTCCTTCCCATACTACAGCTAAACGTCAGATGGCGGAATCTCGATTACGAGCCCGTATTTCTCTGAAATTGGCGCAATAGTCGGACGTTGGTAACCCCTGCGATGCTCCAGGCTGTTAGATAAGAAGTCTTCGGTGACCTTCAATAAAATATCGTCAATTATCTAGTAAAACATGATGTTCTATTTGTAAAACACAATCCAATCCTTCTTTAGAGATCGTTGTAAGGCTTTAGGCTACACGAAATACGTTTTGAGATATTTTCATAAgaaaataaggaaaatattGATGTATTGTATCATGAGTGCAAAACCTTTTTGCATTGGTACACATCGCAATTCCATTAAATATTTCATAGTTCGTAAATTGATCCTAATTCTTCTAGTTAAGGCCATATAGGTCCACAACTCTCTCCGGGAATTGTATTCTGTGACAGGAAAGGTTTGTATAATATGTCCTCAGATGCCACAAGGTGATTGTTCAAAGGCTgatgcattccaaatcttccttTCGTCTCGTCCAGATCTTAGTGGAATTGGTCATCGATCTCAAGACAATAAGTCGTTGTTACAGCTATCAAATTACCATAGAGCCTATCTGATGCGTTTGCGTTACTGTAGCCAATGACATCTTAATCTGATTCGATGGCAGAGTTGTGAGCCTCATCTGTAAGGACACGTTTTCGATTACAAAATGACCTCCCTTCAAGGCAATTGAACTCGAAGCTGGATCGGATCCTCCAAGCGGCTATTTTCACCACCAACTTCAGTAGAGTATTCGCGGTATAGGTTTGTATTTGCCAATGTTTACCAAAACCACCGCCAATAATATATATAGTTGCAGTTATTTGAAGACAGTCGATTAGACGTGCTGTAAACTTTCCACCTGCCTGCCTATGTGAAGGCGCCTAGTGACTATAGCTAGCAGGGTCTCTCCTCTGAATAAACCCTTGCTAAGAAAAAATCGTTTCTATCACGCAAAAGCCGACCAGGAATAGGTCACATTTGTATAGCTAAGATCAGCTTGTAGTCGACCTAATCTCATAACAGCATATAACTTGAAACAGTCCCGCCCCACCTCTTCACCATCGCCAATGTTCAGATTGTGCAAACAGTTCCTTTGACGCTTGTCATGAAATATTTAGGTTTGGTGGCTTAATCAAATTTACTTTTTCGAAAGCCCACTCATTTGTATTGGGGTGATGACAGATTCTAATTCCTTTGCGATATGTTTCAGTAACACCGCATTGCATGTACTAACCGTAGGCCTGCATGATTTTCGTAAGGCAGGATGAGACACTCATACCAATACTTATTGACCAAAGGAAAGATCATCAATGACTGTCTCAAAAATTGCCTTAGGATGCAAGTCAAGGATATTAGTATGTCGAAAGCCAAATGTGAATGTGGTCGCACTCTGTCTTATTCGAAATACATTATTAAGTTGGCTGAATATCTAAATAGAATAGAGCTTTTCCCCCAAAGTAATATCAGCATGCTAAATGATTATTTTCTTACCTCAGATTTACTTTTGGGCTCTCCATTGGTGTTGATTATAGTTCAGTTAAAAATCGCCTAATCCTTCAGCATACTAAACGCAGCTTTGAGTCTTTGTCATTCGAATGTCCAATATTTCCTAACATATGTTCGTCTAATCGTGTGAGTATTTTCCTAAGATTCCTTCAACAAACATATATCTTTCACCAATAGCCAAGCCGAAACATAAACTACATGGGCCTTCCACGCGAACCACAGCTTATAAATAAACCTGTCCAACAGACTAGAGTGTACATCTACATATATGACTGTGGTGAATATATCACTTTCCAAATTAGGCGGGATATCCAAATATCAAAAGGCAAATCCTGAAATGTTTTTGAGTTAACTCAACTGGTTTGCAGAAGGTCGTCAGAATGCCTCATTAAGTCTTAACTGTTTGTATCCGTTGATCGCACAAAGACCAAATACAGCATACGGTGTTTGTACTTCCCGGTATCAACTCCGTCCCTCTTACTTTCGCCTCCTAGTTTACCAACAATAATTTGAATATCAGATTTCGGCTCACTGCTTGTCTGCAGCCTGTCTGGATTTGCAGATCAATAGGTGATGTAGCCCGAAACAGAGTTGAGTTTGATTGTGTGCCAGTGGGACCAAATAAATCAAGCCACTCCAGCAGGCGGTGCAGTCCGTGTCGTCACTCAGCGTGAGTTTATTGTTCACGTTGGGGTTATTTCCAGTACGTAATAGCAGGATTTGTACTGTCTTATGCATAACCTTACCCTAGCATTTCCTTCCATGCTATCAGTTTACGATTTTTTACTCTTATGTCAGTATCTCACTAGCTCCTAGGATCGTTCGTGCCAATGCTTTATCGGCGGAATTCTGGCAGAGTAATTTTATGTATATTGTGAAATTTGCGGACTTTCCTCGagtttcagatgaaattacATAACGTATCGTTCAACTGCTCCATATTTTTGTGTGAAATCACCACGATTTCTCGTGAAAACACTTTGAATCCAAGCAAATATTTTGGTCATAAGACAAAAGGTCAATTGAGAAATGAACAATTTGCGTTTTGTGACACTGGAGTACTCTAATATCTGCTAACTAATATCTGCTAAAACACGATATGAGTTGTTTAGGGTTGGAGTTCCGTTGACCAAAGATTAATCGCTAAACCAAAAGCCTTTCCTCAAATGAAACAGATTTGACCTGTCAAAACACACTAATAACCAAGTCGTAATCCCCTTCCAGACCATGataaaaaagcaaagaaagaattCCCGATTAACTGCCTTTCAATTTAATGCGCGTTTTACAAGGAATTTCAAGTTTTCGAGCATAACAGTTATATTCAAGTGCTTTGTCGGCAAATTCAATTCTCTCAGTCAAAAAGTAAAAGAAATACTTACTTCAACAAGCAAAACCCTTCTTCGTGAAATTTTAATCCGGTTTAACTTTAATATGTTTCAAATTCTTTCACGTACCTGTCATTGTTTACCCGTCGAATGTTTCATGTCAGGTTTTATGAAGAAAGCCATTCGAATTACAGTTTCAATCACGACGGACGTTAGAAATGATTAAAAGAAATACACAAAATGCTTCAGGGCAAAAGCTCTTATATCGACAATTATAAACTACTTGTATGTCCAAAAGAACTTTATCGAAATATTCAGcttgacatatttgtttttgcTCTCCTTTGTTTACAATTAggacggacacttttccagTCGGGACATTTTAGACTATCACACCTGACTAGTTTGATGAGGTGAACTTTCGCAGACGCCACCAAGACAACGCTATCAACAAAAGATCGCGAACAGGATATTTGTCTTCATGATCATTACACGCGGATTTCTTCTAATGTGTTTACTGATAGCAATCAAAACATGATTACCTGACTGACACGATATCAAACAAATTTTCGCACTGCTTTATATCTGAATTATTgacaagaaaaatgaaaatcatttctTGGAAATTATCGTAATCCACCAAAATGAAAACATGCCAGATTTTCGTGTATGTCGCAAAAATAAGACGCGCGATACGATTATTTACAAGTCACGGTTAGGCCTAGAATAAGGTTAGAAAATCATTGGTGATATTTACATGTGGTACCATCATGATTTCGTCTCAATTTATATTTTGTCCCAGGCAATTGTTGATGTAATTGCATATGTCAAGCGTAAAATATGATTTGATAGAATGACACACTTTTATGATTGTgctattgatatttttatcatattgtGAAATGACATAGTTTGTTTTCTCACAACTCTGTTAACCTCAGGTTTATATTAGATAGTGTCATCTCATTTGAAGGTCCTTCTGGAACCCACTTGAGAGCAAACGACAGAATATGCACAGACGTTTGTTTCATAATTGCTGTTGCTGACCTCGTTGCACCGCCTCAGCAACTGAAACGAAATTCGGAATTTTCTCCGATCTGGCCATTTGCTTCAACATTTTCCGTGATTTTGTGGCGCCAACTACACCGTATGATCATTACTACGTTAGGGTTGGTGCCTTGCGCCACATGTAGCGAGAGTTCGCGTCAAGAAACCGCCGTAATAATCTCATGCACATTGTTCACATTAAAAAGCAGTTACAAGAAGTCTGATGAatgaacaatttcaaaattataGTCTTCTGACAACTccgtaaaaaaagacaaaagagTCAGTACTTCAATGCGAAGGAGAGACGAACACCTTTCGCAATGTGCAATACCGGAAACGTTTGAGTCATTCTTGCGCTTTCACTTCTAGAAGGGCCGAAATGTCATCTCATTCTCGAAGCGgttgcttttccaattttcccTCATCGTACTTTGAGAGCGTTGCCTCGATCACCTCCTTGGAGAGGCTTATTTCCTGCTGGACATTCTTCCACTGCTCCGGGAGGTTGAGGCACAGGAGCATTGGGTACCGGGGCTCCTTTATTCCGATGAAATCAAAAAGAGAGTGCAAGACATCTTCGGCGtcctaaaagaaaaaaaaccgcTGACTTAACGGTCATCAACAGTCTAGAACACATCAGAGAGGTAGCCAGTTGTAGACTTCCTCTGCCACCTGTGGCTGAATTTACTACTACTCTGTGAGCTTATTTGCCTCGGCTAAGCTCGACGAGCTTGTTGTTGATTCACCCAGGTGATTCCCCAGCATAATTAGCTTACTTTACGGTATCGGCGGGTTAGTCGTTAATTTTGCCCCTCATAGAGAAATCTCCGCACTCCGTGGTGGCATTTCTAACGACAAACCTTTCTCTCCATGGTGGCAAGATCAAAACAGCCCCTTTACAACTTCACCTGAGATGTCACATACTAATTACTTACACAGTGTCCCTGAGGTGAGAAGTAATTGTACCTGGCTATGTGTGATAACACAGTCGTTGCGagtgatacatgtattacacaGACCTGCAATGGGGCCCTGTCAGCAAGCTTGCGATTCTGATTTGCAGGTAGTGGTCAATCATCGCAGTTTACTGTATATCGAGATGTCACATGCCCTGTACGATTCATGTCGGCAAAGTCGAACCTGACGCATGCGTTGTCACAATGTTAATAGTCGAATCCTACCCGTCATTGTTGCTGATTTATACTTACATCGGCAGATCCGTAGAAGAACGATGGTGCCCCCTCCTTATTGAAGTATCTCTCGGCCGTACCTTGCATTGCCTCTCTCAGCTCATCCTCCGTCTCAATATCTGAAATGGAAACAAATTACAAATACCTTATAATGTCTTGAGCGATAAGTGATTTGACTAGAATACAGGTGTTGAAGGATATCGAGTCTCCTGGAAACATTATCGAGGAATTTTAAAGTCCTCTGCACAGAATGTATATGTTATCGTCCAATGTTGGTCACCATCTTCGTCACTTTCTGAGACCGAAGAATGATCGATTATTTTGTAGGGCGAGGCAAAAATGCATTCCTTGATGTCTAATAATTACTTGGCAGTGCAAAAATGACAATCCCAATCATTGGAAAATTTTTGCAGCAAGTCACTTATTGTTGATATCGACATCAAAGTCAAATATTTTCgtaaatatataaaaaaactTAATTCAAGCTCAAGAATAAACTCTAACCTTCTTCTTGTCCGATTAGTAACACGCAGAGGTCATCATTCAATGCCTCGAATGTGTCGCCTCCTAATTTGCTCAAAGGTTTAGGTAACCAAGGAAATTCCTAGAAAAGTAAAAAAGGGGTAAAGACATCGGTAATCTGTAAACACGTCTCTCACCAATCACATTCACTCCCCGCCATATGATTATTTCCATCTGAACAGGAAACACTACCCATAACTGGAAGCATGTTTATCTCTCGAGTATGGGATGTACAGCATACGCTGGTATGTCTGACAGAGTCAAGAGCTAACGCACATGACCTTGACGATGACTCCGAGTTGAGACGATCACCTTGACCATATCCGTGACCAtataaccttgaccttgaccttgagcgTAATCGtaaacatgaccatgacctacCTTTCCATCTGGGTCTTCTTCCACTGCCCTCCGCGCATTCTGCGTTAACAGTTGGTCATTTTCGTCTAAGAGAATCAGCATAGGGATTCCTGGAACGGGGGGGAAAATCGTGTATGTTTGTAAAGGTCATGCTCGACCACACTTTGTGAAACCACAGTTGCAATAATCGAATGCTTGAATTTTAGGTCTACCCGAACAGTCTTAATTAGACAACCAAAAAGaccaacagtgaggtatcaatgtCTATTCTAAAAGGGCTCATAATGAACACTGGCCATTAAAGTTTAACCAAGCGGTTTTTGTTTGCGACACCGAGCCTTGATTAGACAACCAATCACTGCTAGCTCTGTATCAGttatgtaacagaggaaaaacatcaaggtccaaccggggattgaacccgggacctatcgcttataaggccatcactctaccgactgagctaaagggaatttccctctagcctgggccatgatgccaccactacatactccccctgttcgggaaagttgtgtcctcacaaccaggttcttccgtgatacaaagggttaattcattatccaaagacacaccagcatctaaacaaattattagtacccttttaccacgttgggcgccaaatgtaacagaggaaaaacatcaaggtccaaccggggattgaacccgggacctctcgcttataaggccatcactctaccgactgagctaaagggaatttcccctctagcctgggctagtaggaatgatgccaccactacagtTACTTAAACATCGCAATCACTCAGACTATTGTCGCTGTCTTCAATACCTACcatcaatttcaaataacaaCTCTAGTTTCTTCTTTGTCTGGCTCTCCAAGGGCAAAGCGAGCCAAGGCATGGTTTCCAAATGATCTTGAAATGAGTCCACATCTTTGTCGGATGATATGAACACAATCTCAAACTTCTTACCATCATCTCGGAGTTTGTTGTACGTTTCCACGAGGTGTGGGGTGAACGTTCGACATGGCGGACACTGCGTGAGAGCGTGAAACTATTATCGTAAGCTCATTAattaaaagaaagaaaacctgaaCTGCAACGTTACATGCATTTTGATATTGGTTCTGCACAAGCAGCCGTATGATAGTTCTCCCGTGAGCGTCTCAGAAGAGGTCGTTAGCGCCCGAGACACACCGAgattaaattggccatctgctgaaaataaagttttgcacttttttcagttttggaggGCTGCACGGGCAGTTGTCCATGTGCCTACTGTTAACTATGACTGGACCTACCCAATGGGCCGAAAAATACAGGCCTTTAACCTTTCCGTCTAGGGCCTCGGTAGCGTCGAACTCCTCCTTTTTGCTGTTGACAAGTTTCGTCCCACACATGACCTCCGTGAAGTTCAGCGTGGCCCACGGATAGTCATCACCCTCCGGATCGCTCTTGACGATCGATCTCCCCTGCTTAGTAATCACCTCCCCGGACTCGCCATCTAAAAACACCAGCGTTGGAATGCCTCTCACTTTGTACTTCTGCGATAGCTTTTCCTAAAATTCGAGCGGCAGATAAAGAGATGTTCATATTCGATGCATTGCCACAACGCATCGCAGAACTGGAGATGCCCGGtgtaaaaaaagtgaaatttgtTTGCTACGGTATCACCCtaaagggccagccagattGGCTGGAGACACTCTTTATTCCTAAACTCCAATCTTCGATGCCAAGTGCCTGGCAATGCCTTGCAAGAAGACAGTTTGTACCCTATTTT
This is a stretch of genomic DNA from Lineus longissimus chromosome 2, tnLinLong1.2, whole genome shotgun sequence. It encodes these proteins:
- the LOC135483935 gene encoding nucleoredoxin-like, encoding MSALQQLLGESVMGKGEEPVPVESFAGKGKVVGLYFSAHWCGPCRIFTPTLVKFYENLKLQEDKRLEIVFLSSDKDGPAFDDYWSEMPWLAIPHGDSRKEKLSQKYKVRGIPTLVFLDGESGEVITKQGRSIVKSDPEGDDYPWATLNFTEVMCGTKLVNSKKEEFDATEALDGKVKGLYFSAHWCPPCRTFTPHLVETYNKLRDDGKKFEIVFISSDKDVDSFQDHLETMPWLALPLESQTKKKLELLFEIDGIPMLILLDENDQLLTQNARRAVEEDPDGKEFPWLPKPLSKLGGDTFEALNDDLCVLLIGQEEDIETEDELREAMQGTAERYFNKEGAPSFFYGSADDAEDVLHSLFDFIGIKEPRYPMLLCLNLPEQWKNVQQEISLSKEVIEATLSKYDEGKLEKQPLRE